A single genomic interval of Zobellia nedashkovskayae harbors:
- a CDS encoding helix-turn-helix domain-containing protein yields MQLTEKIEQHVVYKIKDSETFKNAPTSRGLLQYLYEATKRGEHLKEAVIELEFFRNDENQEKNNPRVRVNVYNLRKKLTAYYETEGSTDSWQLKIDKGQYKVRFIKRQAPAGWMRKVTWSQILPYCLFLVALIMLVVSNIPSKTPLLWESFLDSEKSTNLILGDHFGTMGETMTGGRGWTRDFEINNVDEFYDLLEVKPELQGVLHPANYSYTTRMAAMATQQFQQFFQANDKPISIRFSTQTTLPEIKEGNAIYAGPIKNENQFIGFFNDANPYFNLSGKTLKLSGHPTMKDSLFTFGTSLVDQEYAIVAKYPSIGNSEHFVFFSQHDIGVSATVEYFTNNDSLQKFQKEHLKGKKYFTALFKVKGRNRVDTDLKLEMVVGF; encoded by the coding sequence CTCTATGAAGCCACAAAGAGGGGAGAACATTTAAAGGAGGCTGTAATAGAATTAGAATTTTTTAGAAATGATGAGAACCAAGAGAAGAACAATCCTAGGGTAAGGGTTAATGTTTACAACCTTAGAAAAAAGCTGACGGCATATTACGAAACGGAGGGTAGTACAGATAGCTGGCAATTAAAAATAGATAAGGGGCAGTATAAAGTTCGATTTATAAAAAGACAAGCTCCAGCAGGTTGGATGCGAAAGGTAACTTGGTCACAAATTCTTCCGTATTGTTTATTCCTGGTTGCCCTAATAATGCTTGTGGTAAGCAACATACCATCAAAAACACCATTGTTATGGGAGTCGTTTTTGGATTCCGAAAAATCTACCAACCTTATTCTAGGAGACCATTTTGGCACCATGGGAGAAACAATGACCGGAGGTAGGGGGTGGACTAGAGATTTTGAGATAAATAACGTTGATGAATTTTATGATTTACTCGAGGTAAAACCCGAATTGCAAGGTGTGCTTCACCCCGCAAATTATAGCTATACCACTCGGATGGCGGCAATGGCAACCCAGCAGTTTCAACAGTTTTTTCAAGCAAATGATAAACCGATTTCAATTCGTTTTTCTACGCAAACTACGCTACCTGAAATTAAGGAAGGTAATGCCATTTACGCTGGGCCGATAAAAAATGAAAATCAATTTATCGGCTTTTTTAATGACGCTAACCCATACTTCAATCTATCGGGAAAAACCTTAAAACTATCTGGGCATCCAACAATGAAGGATAGCCTATTTACCTTTGGTACTTCTTTGGTGGACCAAGAATATGCTATTGTAGCAAAGTATCCTAGTATTGGTAATTCAGAACATTTTGTATTCTTTTCGCAACACGATATAGGCGTAAGCGCAACGGTTGAATACTTCACGAACAATGACAGCCTTCAAAAGTTTCAAAAGGAACATCTAAAAGGTAAAAAGTACTTTACGGCACTATTCAAAGTTAAAGGTCGGAATAGGGTTGACACCGATTTAAAACTTGAAATGGTGGTCGGTTTTTAA
- a CDS encoding sulfatase family protein: protein MYKNYTLSILSLGLLLISSCAEKKKEEAKVTEERPNIVLIIADDMAWDDSGAYGHPNIKTPNIDQLAQDGMRFDNAFLTASSCSPSRTSIITGLYPHNTDAEQLHWPLPASKVTFVEELKKSGYWTAQAGKWHLGDSIKTRFDLVKDVGTHGFQLSPTGEKTKQMGDGSGCEEWIPVLKQRPKNQPFFLWLAAVDPHRPYTEDTIENPHALEDVVLPPYFPDTKEVREDFTHYYNEITRLDNYVGEVVAELDRQGISDNTMILFISDNGRPFPRDKTTLYDGGIKTPWIVKWPNEVESNSVNTNLVSSIDIAPTFLKLANLETLPSFEGEDFSPLLEDTKAKTRDIIYAEDHWHDYEDYTRAVRSEEFKYIRNFYTDLPNTPSADAFIGGTFKSMQALKKKGELNEAQLACFITPRQEEELYDVVNDPYELKNLARDPAHQITLKTLRTEMNSIRKASKDSLPDFRTPDEFDRDTGKSNSFRKRPRPSKVEMEKIIRAMSK, encoded by the coding sequence ATGTACAAAAACTACACTTTATCTATTCTTTCACTAGGTCTTTTACTTATCTCATCTTGTGCAGAGAAGAAAAAAGAGGAAGCCAAAGTCACAGAAGAACGCCCCAATATAGTTCTCATAATTGCCGATGATATGGCCTGGGACGATAGCGGTGCTTATGGGCACCCAAACATAAAAACTCCCAATATAGACCAACTGGCCCAGGACGGTATGCGTTTTGACAATGCTTTCTTGACCGCCAGTTCGTGTAGCCCGAGCAGAACCAGTATTATAACTGGCCTTTACCCACACAATACAGATGCGGAGCAACTACACTGGCCTTTACCCGCAAGCAAGGTTACTTTTGTTGAGGAATTAAAAAAGTCTGGATACTGGACGGCTCAGGCAGGAAAATGGCACTTAGGAGACTCCATAAAAACACGTTTTGATTTGGTAAAAGATGTGGGTACACACGGTTTTCAGTTATCGCCAACCGGAGAAAAAACCAAACAAATGGGCGATGGTAGTGGTTGCGAAGAATGGATACCCGTTCTTAAACAAAGACCAAAAAATCAACCTTTCTTCTTATGGTTAGCTGCCGTAGACCCTCACAGACCCTATACCGAAGATACTATAGAGAATCCCCATGCTTTGGAAGATGTAGTACTGCCCCCCTATTTTCCTGATACCAAAGAGGTACGTGAAGATTTTACGCATTATTATAATGAGATTACCCGTCTTGATAATTATGTTGGCGAAGTAGTTGCGGAGTTGGACAGACAAGGAATTTCAGATAATACAATGATTCTATTCATAAGTGATAATGGCAGACCTTTTCCTCGCGACAAGACTACACTTTACGACGGTGGCATAAAAACCCCATGGATTGTGAAATGGCCAAATGAAGTAGAATCTAATTCGGTTAATACCAACTTGGTAAGCTCAATAGACATAGCTCCAACATTCCTAAAACTTGCGAATTTAGAAACATTACCAAGTTTTGAAGGCGAAGATTTCTCTCCATTACTAGAAGACACAAAAGCAAAAACCAGAGATATCATTTATGCGGAAGACCACTGGCATGATTACGAAGACTACACGCGAGCTGTACGTTCCGAAGAATTTAAATACATACGAAACTTTTACACAGATTTACCGAATACGCCTTCTGCAGATGCGTTTATTGGCGGCACCTTTAAATCTATGCAGGCACTAAAAAAGAAAGGTGAACTAAACGAAGCGCAATTGGCTTGCTTTATTACACCAAGACAAGAAGAGGAATTATATGATGTGGTTAACGACCCCTACGAGCTTAAAAACCTTGCACGAGACCCAGCGCATCAAATTACATTAAAGACCTTACGTACTGAAATGAATAGTATTCGTAAAGCCTCTAAGGATAGCTTACCGGATTTTAGAACGCCAGATGAGTTTGATCGTGATACGGGCAAATCTAATTCGTTCAGAAAAAGACCTCGCCCTTCAAAAGTTGAGATGGAGAAGATTATAAGAGCTATGAGTAAATAA